One window from the genome of Spiractinospora alimapuensis encodes:
- a CDS encoding LacI family DNA-binding transcriptional regulator — MANPSPRPPVMADVAHRAGVSHQTVSRVLNDHPNVRPETRERVRSAIEELGYHRNSSARALVTRRTNVLGVVAFETTHYGPASTLFSIEQAARDAGYFVSIVSLKTITPGTVREAVDYLSEQSVDGFIVIAPQRAAVDSLGELPDDLPLVAVEGGEAPRMPVACVDQYGGAYMATEHLLALGHRRVLHVAGPPDWLEAEHRVAGWRAALTDAGIDAPDVIRGDWSPSSGYEAGLSVVRHQRGASAVFVANDQMALGVLRAFGESGIRVPEDVSVVGFDDIPEAAFFSPPLTTVWQDFASVGKSSIQLLLDRIDGDRRFSGEPRRIVVPARLIERGSTSRVPATRD, encoded by the coding sequence ATGGCGAATCCGAGCCCCCGCCCCCCTGTGATGGCGGACGTCGCGCACCGGGCCGGAGTGTCCCACCAGACCGTGTCTCGGGTGCTCAACGACCATCCCAACGTGCGTCCGGAAACGCGGGAGCGGGTCCGCTCGGCGATCGAGGAGCTCGGATACCACCGCAACTCCTCGGCGCGCGCGTTGGTGACGCGCCGCACCAACGTCCTGGGCGTGGTCGCCTTCGAGACCACGCACTACGGACCGGCCAGCACTCTGTTCAGTATCGAGCAGGCGGCTCGGGACGCCGGTTACTTCGTCAGCATCGTCAGCCTCAAGACGATCACCCCGGGCACCGTCCGTGAGGCGGTGGACTATCTGAGCGAGCAGTCGGTGGACGGATTCATCGTGATCGCACCGCAGCGGGCCGCGGTCGACTCCCTCGGCGAGCTCCCCGACGACCTACCGCTTGTCGCGGTGGAGGGAGGTGAGGCGCCGAGGATGCCCGTGGCGTGTGTGGACCAGTACGGCGGTGCGTATATGGCCACCGAGCATCTCCTGGCCCTCGGTCATCGGCGGGTACTGCATGTCGCGGGGCCGCCGGACTGGCTGGAGGCCGAACATCGGGTCGCGGGATGGAGGGCGGCCCTGACCGACGCGGGGATCGACGCCCCCGACGTGATCAGGGGGGACTGGAGTCCGAGCTCGGGATACGAGGCCGGCCTCAGCGTGGTACGCCATCAGCGGGGCGCCAGTGCGGTCTTCGTGGCGAACGACCAAATGGCCCTGGGGGTGTTGCGGGCGTTCGGCGAGTCCGGCATCCGTGTCCCGGAGGACGTCAGCGTGGTCGGATTCGACGACATCCCCGAGGCGGCCTTCTTCAGCCCCCCGTTGACGACCGTGTGGCAGGACTTCGCCTCGGTCGGGAAGTCCAGCATTCAGCTCCTCCTCGACCGGATCGACGGTGACCGACGGTTCTCCGGGGAGCCCCGCAGGATCGTGGTCCCGGCTCGGTTGATCGAAAGGGGGAGTACCTCGCGCGTCCCGGCCACGCGCGATTGA
- a CDS encoding deoxyguanosinetriphosphate triphosphohydrolase: MSEAGPEPGSVYTDTDRHRWVVEPPKNRERGPFERDRARVLHSFALRRLAAKTQVVRPGSSDFPRTRLTHSLECAQIGRELGRVLGCDPDLVEAACLAHDLGHPPFGHNGEAVLDAMAAPCGGFEGNAQSLRLLTRLECKVLDEAGESAGLNLTRATLDATVKYPWPRRGDSAKFNVYADDQPVFDWIRDGAESTRRCVEAQVMDWSDDVAYSVHDLEDGLYAGLVPMGALRDPVERARVAEVAAREYAHDLVADPAELEEVFADLMGEDCWPEEFDGGVRSLAALKDLTSGLIGRFCRAAQAATQRRYGRTPLARYGAELVVPRRELLECALLKAVARCYVMGRDGASAHREREREVMYELVTELRRGAPATLEPTFRDAFLRARSEGDALRAVIDQAASFTDTSALARHRDLLGGAPRS; the protein is encoded by the coding sequence CTGTCTGAGGCGGGACCGGAGCCGGGGTCCGTCTACACCGACACCGACCGACACCGGTGGGTCGTCGAGCCACCGAAGAACCGGGAACGGGGCCCGTTCGAACGTGACCGGGCACGCGTCCTGCACAGTTTCGCCCTGCGACGTCTGGCCGCCAAGACGCAGGTGGTGCGCCCCGGATCCAGTGACTTCCCCCGGACCCGCCTGACCCACTCGTTGGAGTGCGCCCAGATCGGTCGGGAGCTGGGACGGGTCCTGGGCTGCGACCCCGATCTCGTGGAGGCGGCGTGTCTCGCCCATGATCTCGGCCACCCGCCGTTCGGACACAACGGTGAGGCGGTGCTGGACGCGATGGCCGCGCCCTGTGGCGGGTTCGAGGGGAACGCGCAGAGCCTGCGGTTGCTGACCCGGCTGGAGTGCAAGGTGTTGGACGAGGCGGGGGAGAGCGCGGGGCTCAACCTGACCCGGGCGACGCTGGACGCGACGGTGAAGTATCCATGGCCCCGGCGTGGCGACAGCGCGAAGTTCAACGTCTACGCCGACGACCAACCAGTGTTCGACTGGATCCGCGACGGCGCGGAGTCGACTCGCCGCTGCGTCGAGGCGCAGGTCATGGACTGGTCCGATGACGTCGCCTACTCCGTCCACGACCTGGAGGACGGTCTGTACGCCGGGCTCGTGCCGATGGGGGCGCTGCGGGATCCCGTGGAACGCGCCCGTGTCGCGGAGGTCGCGGCGCGGGAGTACGCCCACGACCTCGTGGCGGACCCCGCTGAATTGGAGGAGGTCTTCGCCGACCTCATGGGCGAGGATTGCTGGCCTGAGGAGTTCGACGGCGGAGTACGGTCTCTCGCGGCGTTGAAGGACCTGACCAGCGGCCTGATCGGACGGTTTTGTCGCGCGGCCCAGGCGGCGACCCAGCGGCGTTACGGCCGGACGCCCCTGGCGCGCTACGGTGCGGAGCTCGTCGTCCCCCGGCGGGAGCTGTTGGAGTGTGCGCTGCTGAAGGCGGTCGCGCGGTGCTACGTGATGGGGCGGGACGGTGCCAGCGCCCACCGGGAACGCGAGCGCGAGGTGATGTACGAGCTCGTCACCGAACTGCGGCGTGGCGCCCCGGCGACGTTGGAGCCCACGTTCCGGGACGCTTTCCTCCGCGCTCGGTCGGAGGGGGACGCGTTGCGCGCTGTCATCGACCAGGCCGCCTCCTTCACCGACACCTCCGCGCTGGCCCGCCACCGCGATCTCCTCGGCGGAGCCCCGCGGTCCTGA
- a CDS encoding YdcF family protein, with protein sequence MAVLVPVLTWASVWFTARQDDRTPSDAIVVMGASQYNGRPSPVFEARLTHAMNLYDEGVAPAIVTVGGGLPGDNYTEGEAGRNWLVEQGVPSENVVGVGEGSDSLDSLEAVAESFDERGWSSAIIVSDPWHALRSKVIASDTGIDAGTSPARSGPAVLTRETQLWYITREAASLLYYWTFGESAGVKIEAV encoded by the coding sequence GTGGCCGTTCTCGTTCCCGTGCTCACGTGGGCCAGTGTGTGGTTCACCGCACGCCAGGACGATCGCACTCCCTCGGACGCGATCGTGGTCATGGGGGCGAGCCAGTACAACGGCCGACCGTCGCCCGTCTTCGAGGCACGTCTCACCCACGCGATGAACCTTTACGACGAAGGCGTTGCCCCCGCCATCGTCACCGTCGGTGGTGGCCTGCCGGGGGACAACTACACCGAGGGCGAGGCCGGACGTAACTGGTTGGTCGAGCAAGGCGTGCCCTCGGAGAACGTGGTCGGCGTCGGCGAGGGCAGCGACTCCCTGGACTCGCTGGAGGCCGTCGCCGAGAGCTTCGACGAACGGGGCTGGTCCAGCGCCATCATCGTCTCCGACCCCTGGCACGCGCTGCGTTCGAAGGTGATCGCCTCCGACACGGGAATCGACGCGGGGACCTCGCCCGCCCGGTCGGGTCCCGCGGTCCTCACCCGCGAGACACAGCTCTGGTACATCACGCGTGAAGCCGCCTCCCTGCTGTACTACTGGACGTTCGGGGAGAGCGCGGGAGTCAAGATTGAGGCTGTCTGA
- the ppdK gene encoding pyruvate, phosphate dikinase, producing the protein MPKFVYDFTEGSKELKDLLGGKGANLAEMTRLGLPVPPGFTITTEACRHYLSNGSPPEDLDAQIDTHLAALERAMGKRLGQPDDPLLVSVRSGAKHSMPGMMETVLNIGLNEESVAGLAAQSGDERFAWDSYRRLIQMFGRTVLGLDGDLFEEAVEAAKSSRGVVEDTGLGVDALKGLVGEFKDAVAEHTGHPFPDDPREQMRRAIRAVFDSWTAPRAVLYRRQERIPGDLGTAVNVCAMVFGNLGPDSGTGVAFTRDPATGAQGVYGDYLANAQGEDVVAGIRNTMPLADLETLAPDCYRSLLDIMERLENHYRDLCDIEFTIERGTLWMLQTRVGKRTAAAAFRIANQLLDQQVITLEEAADRVNGDQLAQLMFPRFTEDPDVPRDLLGRGMNASPGAAVGRAVFDSYTAVKWSRSGEDVILVRRETNPDDLDGMIAARGILTSRGGKTSHAAVVARGMGKTCVCGAEDLDVDTKNRRFTAPGGEIVEEGEVISVDGTTGEVFRGSVPVVSSPVVRYFEGEIDPASDQADDLVRAVHRIMNYVDAARRMYVRANADTAEDAARARRMGAQGIGLCRTEHMFLGSRRELVEALILAHTDGERADALDALLPLQCADFVEILAAMDGLPVTVRLLDPPLHEFLPDITELSVRVAVAEARGESVENDLRLLQAVHRLHEQNPMLGLRGVRLGLVVPGLFTMQVRAIAQAAAERRRAGGHPRPEVMIPLVGTVQELEIIRDESLAVLREVSEEYGVELDFPVGTMIELPRAALTAGPLAEHAEFFSFGTNDLTQTVWGFSRDDVEASFFSAYLEKGVFGASPFETLDIDGVGRLVQIAATEGRARRPDIKLGVCGEHGGDPASVHFFHDAGLDYVSCSPFRVPVARLEAGRAARRAT; encoded by the coding sequence GTGCCCAAGTTTGTCTATGACTTCACCGAAGGAAGCAAGGAACTCAAGGACCTCCTCGGCGGCAAGGGAGCCAACCTCGCCGAGATGACGCGTCTGGGACTGCCGGTTCCTCCGGGGTTCACCATCACCACCGAAGCCTGCCGTCACTATCTCAGCAACGGATCCCCGCCCGAGGACCTCGACGCCCAGATCGACACCCACCTCGCGGCGCTCGAGCGCGCCATGGGCAAGCGACTGGGACAGCCGGACGATCCCCTCCTGGTGAGCGTACGGTCCGGAGCCAAGCACTCCATGCCAGGCATGATGGAGACGGTCCTCAACATCGGGCTGAACGAGGAGTCGGTCGCGGGACTCGCGGCCCAGTCCGGAGACGAGCGGTTCGCGTGGGACTCCTACCGTCGCCTGATCCAGATGTTCGGACGTACCGTGCTGGGACTGGACGGTGACCTATTCGAGGAGGCCGTCGAGGCCGCCAAGTCCTCCAGGGGTGTCGTCGAGGACACGGGACTCGGCGTCGACGCCCTGAAGGGGCTCGTCGGTGAGTTCAAGGACGCCGTCGCGGAACACACCGGACACCCGTTCCCCGACGACCCCCGCGAGCAGATGAGGCGCGCGATCCGTGCCGTCTTCGACTCCTGGACCGCGCCACGCGCGGTGCTCTACCGCCGTCAGGAACGTATCCCCGGCGACCTGGGCACGGCGGTGAACGTCTGCGCGATGGTGTTCGGCAACCTCGGGCCGGACTCCGGCACGGGCGTGGCCTTCACCCGGGACCCGGCGACCGGGGCCCAAGGCGTGTACGGCGACTATCTCGCGAACGCACAGGGCGAGGACGTCGTCGCCGGGATCCGTAACACCATGCCCCTCGCCGACCTCGAGACCCTCGCGCCGGACTGCTACCGGAGCCTGCTGGACATCATGGAACGGTTGGAGAACCACTACCGCGACCTCTGTGACATCGAGTTCACCATCGAACGCGGCACACTGTGGATGCTGCAGACGCGGGTGGGCAAGCGGACCGCCGCGGCCGCGTTCCGGATCGCCAACCAGCTCCTCGACCAGCAGGTGATCACACTTGAGGAAGCGGCTGACCGCGTCAACGGCGACCAACTCGCCCAGCTCATGTTCCCCCGATTCACCGAGGACCCCGACGTTCCCCGGGACCTGCTCGGGCGCGGAATGAACGCCTCCCCCGGGGCGGCCGTGGGAAGGGCCGTCTTCGACTCCTACACCGCGGTCAAGTGGTCGCGCAGCGGCGAGGACGTCATCCTGGTGCGCCGGGAGACCAACCCCGACGACCTGGACGGCATGATCGCCGCTCGCGGCATCCTCACCAGCCGTGGAGGCAAGACCTCGCACGCCGCCGTCGTGGCTCGGGGGATGGGGAAGACCTGCGTGTGCGGCGCGGAGGACCTCGACGTGGACACCAAGAACCGGCGGTTCACCGCCCCCGGCGGGGAGATTGTGGAGGAGGGAGAGGTGATCTCCGTCGACGGTACGACGGGAGAGGTGTTCCGCGGCTCGGTACCCGTGGTGTCCTCGCCGGTCGTTCGGTACTTCGAGGGCGAGATCGACCCGGCCTCCGACCAGGCGGACGACCTGGTGCGCGCGGTGCACCGCATCATGAACTACGTGGACGCGGCGCGCCGCATGTACGTCCGGGCCAACGCCGACACGGCCGAGGACGCGGCCCGGGCGCGCCGGATGGGCGCGCAGGGAATCGGTCTGTGCCGTACCGAGCACATGTTCCTCGGGAGCCGCCGGGAGCTGGTGGAGGCACTGATCCTCGCGCACACCGACGGGGAACGCGCGGACGCGCTGGACGCCCTCCTCCCGTTGCAGTGCGCGGACTTCGTGGAGATCCTCGCGGCCATGGACGGCCTCCCGGTCACGGTACGACTACTCGACCCTCCGCTGCACGAGTTCCTGCCCGACATCACCGAGCTGTCGGTGCGGGTCGCCGTCGCGGAGGCCCGCGGGGAGAGTGTGGAGAACGACCTGCGCCTCCTGCAGGCCGTCCACCGCCTCCACGAACAGAATCCGATGCTGGGTCTGCGCGGCGTCCGCCTCGGTCTCGTGGTGCCTGGGCTGTTCACCATGCAGGTGCGCGCGATCGCCCAGGCCGCGGCCGAGCGACGCCGTGCCGGTGGCCACCCTCGTCCGGAGGTCATGATCCCGCTGGTGGGCACGGTGCAGGAGCTGGAGATCATTCGTGACGAGTCCCTCGCGGTACTCCGGGAGGTCTCCGAGGAGTACGGCGTGGAGCTGGACTTCCCCGTGGGCACCATGATCGAGCTGCCCCGCGCCGCCCTGACGGCCGGGCCACTCGCCGAGCACGCCGAGTTCTTCTCCTTCGGCACCAACGACCTGACCCAGACCGTGTGGGGCTTCTCGCGGGACGACGTGGAGGCGTCGTTCTTCTCCGCCTACCTGGAGAAGGGCGTGTTCGGGGCGTCCCCCTTCGAGACCCTGGACATCGACGGAGTCGGCCGTCTCGTCCAGATCGCCGCGACAGAGGGACGGGCGCGTCGTCCCGACATCAAGCTGGGTGTCTGCGGCGAACACGGAGGGGATCCGGCGTCGGTTCACTTCTTCCACGACGCCGGGCTCGACTACGTCTCCTGCTCGCCGTTCCGGGTTCCGGTCGCGCGCCTCGAGGCGGGGCGTGCCGCCCGCCGCGCGACCTGA
- a CDS encoding glycine--tRNA ligase, with product MAIKSETVDALVNLAKRRGLVFPSSEIYGGLRAAWDYGPLGVELKNNVKQQWWRSMVREREDVVGLDSSVILAREVWEASGHVDAFVDPLTECMSCHKRYRADQLIEAYEAKHGREPEGGLDAIACPNCGAKHSFTESRMFNALLRTYLGPVQDESGLSYLRPETAQGIFINYLNVQQSARRKVPFGIGQIGKSFRNEITPGNFIFRTREFEQMEMEFFCVPGSDEEWHQYWIDTRMQWYLDLGITKENLRLFEHPEEKLAHYAKRTVDIEYRFNFVGTEWGELEGIANRTDYDLRTHSERSGTDLSFFDQDSEERYIPYVIEPAAGVDRAMLTFLLDAYSVDEAPNAKGKMEKRTLLRLDPRLAPVKMAVLPLSRNADLSPKARDLAARLRRRWNVEFDDAGAIGRRYRRQDEIGTPFCVTVDFDTLEDDAVTIRERDTMTQERIGLDQVETYLLERLPGV from the coding sequence ATGGCCATCAAGTCAGAGACCGTCGACGCCCTCGTCAACCTCGCCAAACGTCGAGGGCTTGTCTTCCCCTCCAGTGAGATCTACGGGGGACTCCGGGCCGCGTGGGACTACGGGCCGCTGGGCGTGGAACTCAAGAACAATGTGAAGCAGCAGTGGTGGCGCTCCATGGTCCGTGAGCGCGAGGACGTCGTTGGACTGGACTCCAGCGTGATCCTCGCCCGCGAGGTCTGGGAGGCGTCGGGCCACGTGGACGCCTTCGTGGACCCGCTGACCGAGTGCATGTCCTGCCACAAGCGCTACCGCGCCGACCAACTCATCGAGGCCTACGAGGCCAAGCACGGACGGGAGCCGGAGGGTGGCCTGGACGCCATCGCCTGCCCCAACTGCGGCGCCAAGCACTCCTTCACCGAGTCCCGGATGTTCAACGCGCTCCTGAGGACCTACCTCGGTCCGGTGCAGGACGAGTCGGGGTTGAGCTACCTGCGTCCGGAGACCGCGCAGGGCATCTTCATCAACTACCTGAACGTCCAGCAGTCGGCCCGTCGCAAGGTCCCCTTCGGGATCGGGCAGATCGGCAAGTCCTTCCGCAACGAGATCACTCCGGGCAACTTCATCTTCCGTACGCGGGAGTTCGAGCAGATGGAGATGGAGTTCTTCTGCGTGCCCGGCAGTGACGAGGAGTGGCACCAGTACTGGATCGACACCCGGATGCAGTGGTACCTGGATCTGGGGATCACCAAGGAGAATCTGCGTCTCTTCGAGCACCCCGAGGAGAAACTCGCGCACTACGCCAAGCGCACGGTGGACATCGAGTACCGGTTCAACTTCGTGGGAACCGAGTGGGGCGAGCTGGAGGGCATCGCTAACCGGACCGACTACGACCTGCGCACCCACTCCGAGCGGTCGGGGACCGACCTGTCCTTCTTCGACCAGGACTCCGAGGAGCGCTACATCCCCTACGTGATCGAACCCGCGGCGGGTGTCGACCGGGCGATGTTGACGTTCCTCCTCGACGCCTACAGCGTGGACGAGGCCCCCAACGCCAAGGGCAAGATGGAGAAGCGCACCCTCCTACGTCTGGACCCCCGTCTGGCCCCCGTGAAGATGGCGGTTCTGCCGCTGTCGCGCAACGCGGACCTCTCGCCGAAGGCGCGGGACCTGGCGGCCCGGCTGCGTCGCCGCTGGAACGTGGAGTTCGACGACGCCGGTGCCATCGGCCGCCGCTACCGACGCCAGGACGAGATCGGCACCCCGTTCTGTGTCACCGTCGACTTCGACACTCTGGAAGACGACGCCGTGACCATCCGTGAGCGCGACACGATGACGCAGGAGCGCATCGGACTCGACCAGGTGGAGACCTACCTGTTGGAGCGGCTGCCCGGCGTCTGA
- a CDS encoding bifunctional glycosyltransferase/CDP-glycerol:glycerophosphate glycerophosphotransferase, which translates to MPKLSVIVPFDVTEPHLERCLSSLGAQDIGDTELILAPVRAAPAAIGDGAGDPEAAAEDGQEVLDEPAAENRSDGGEDANDADTPEPSTAEEAWSEGDEHEDPVLNRPRALDIAGEWLRGDSHSNAWLVEDVAETTAAARFSGAAKASGRYLAFVPADDALPSYALRYLTDALDRSTSDLATGTTYRLNAHGVGTSAVKGGGFVRERHGVRATARPELLGDRFWGNKVWRRDLWDAVAEFHTHLPDADDDLAIVAAYLHAGAVDTLPAPVSLRRARPARRRLSQRQDLEERMESLAALDRRLDGDARHAWRTTLLRRDLWRILLGLDDADDDTRARFLDLAAPMIESADPRLLTQQSALRRLGYHLARRRDTARLLETVTFAQSTEPSRAQVARRGVRYYLRYPFFEDPDAGVPRSVYQAGPELRLRQKTERVEWQDGTLVVSGRLGVTRLPVRRGWQQHVRASLVDLDTGIRRRVLVTMREAAEYRLPDVPDAARTDFGGFEIRLDPSRLVGPNTAGGTARWKIELSVFNRGITRKRWLTNPVPGAPRRPEPHRITDTDRGALWARPEWDEDRELLIGVEPVQARLTSYGYAESGGDAAVELRGELSAPMGQGVALRLCRLPGTATLRVPITLDGTRFSADVPVDRLLREALVEGEGKLRQERWSAALVTSDDTEIARIVVPEEVESRRRAIPGSPDQEIAVERTTTGHLRLRAGWAQPAVEEARWDGNSLVLSGRHLGQGDLDLVLKSMERREEYVASSERNGSRFRATFHPAATETLSGPLSMPAGRYAVWGRCLGGPVTGRSVDVRAIVAPSLLTRLPTGVDAAGRHYEFTALNEYSPVLRVGSDLRPKERGRYAQRRLREEEYPRMRAEPVREEITFDSYTGRQCSDSPLQVYDELRRRAGRWTDYPMGWIVGDGQARPPRDASSIRLRGVEYYEALARSRYVVTNSRLPAWFARRDGQTVVQTWHGSMLKRIGFDVENLRGKARDYHEKLAWETAQWDYLVSPSPWATPLLRRAFRFEGEILETGYPRNDVFFAADRERRAADIRAALGLPEDRRVVLYAPTWRDDKYHTRGQHTLDLRLDLERMRSVLGEDHVLLVRRHPRVVDSVPEVGGFVRDVSRYPDIMDLLLVTDVLVSDYSSVMFDFANTGRPMLFFTYDLDSYRDELRGFYFDFEEVAPGPLLRTSDEVIEALAEVDGVASAYQERYTSFTRQFCPLDDGGATARVVDRVFAP; encoded by the coding sequence GTGCCCAAACTCAGCGTCATTGTCCCCTTCGATGTCACCGAGCCGCACCTCGAACGATGTCTCTCCTCGCTGGGCGCCCAGGACATCGGTGACACCGAGCTGATCCTCGCGCCCGTGCGCGCCGCCCCGGCCGCGATCGGAGACGGCGCGGGCGACCCCGAGGCGGCGGCGGAGGACGGGCAGGAGGTCCTCGACGAGCCCGCGGCGGAGAACCGATCCGACGGGGGCGAGGACGCCAATGACGCGGACACCCCCGAACCGTCCACCGCGGAGGAGGCGTGGTCGGAGGGGGACGAGCACGAGGACCCGGTGCTGAACCGGCCGCGGGCCCTGGACATCGCCGGGGAGTGGCTCCGCGGCGACAGTCACTCCAATGCCTGGCTGGTCGAGGACGTCGCCGAGACGACGGCCGCGGCTAGGTTCTCCGGCGCGGCCAAGGCGTCCGGGCGCTACCTCGCCTTCGTTCCCGCCGACGACGCGCTGCCCTCCTACGCTCTGCGCTACCTCACCGACGCCCTGGACCGGTCCACCTCCGACCTCGCGACGGGCACCACCTACCGTCTGAACGCCCACGGCGTGGGCACTTCCGCGGTCAAGGGCGGGGGATTCGTCCGGGAACGCCACGGTGTCCGCGCGACGGCGCGGCCCGAACTGCTGGGCGACCGGTTCTGGGGCAACAAGGTCTGGCGGCGCGACCTGTGGGACGCCGTCGCGGAGTTCCACACCCATCTGCCCGATGCCGACGACGACCTCGCCATCGTCGCCGCGTACCTCCACGCCGGCGCCGTGGACACGTTGCCGGCCCCCGTGTCGCTGCGCCGTGCCCGCCCGGCCCGTCGCCGGCTGTCCCAGCGCCAGGACCTCGAAGAACGTATGGAGTCACTGGCCGCGCTCGACCGACGTCTTGACGGTGACGCCCGACACGCCTGGCGAACGACACTGCTCCGGCGGGACCTGTGGCGGATCCTGCTGGGACTCGACGACGCCGATGACGACACCAGGGCACGGTTCCTGGACCTGGCCGCCCCCATGATCGAGTCCGCCGATCCGCGTCTTCTCACCCAACAGTCGGCGCTGCGCCGGCTCGGGTACCACCTGGCGCGGCGGCGCGACACCGCCCGGTTGTTGGAGACCGTGACCTTCGCCCAGAGCACCGAACCCTCCCGTGCGCAGGTCGCGCGACGTGGCGTCCGCTACTACCTGCGCTATCCGTTCTTCGAGGACCCGGACGCGGGCGTACCCCGGTCCGTCTACCAGGCTGGGCCAGAACTGCGGTTACGACAGAAGACCGAGCGTGTGGAGTGGCAGGACGGGACGCTGGTGGTGTCCGGCCGCCTCGGTGTGACGCGGCTCCCGGTACGGCGCGGTTGGCAGCAACACGTGCGCGCGTCCCTCGTGGACCTCGACACGGGGATCCGACGTCGAGTGCTCGTGACGATGCGGGAGGCGGCGGAGTACCGGCTCCCCGACGTGCCGGACGCGGCGAGAACCGACTTCGGCGGCTTCGAGATCCGCCTCGACCCCAGTCGCCTCGTCGGGCCGAACACGGCCGGTGGCACGGCGCGGTGGAAGATCGAGCTGTCGGTGTTCAACCGCGGCATCACCCGCAAGCGGTGGTTGACGAACCCGGTTCCGGGTGCGCCGCGACGTCCGGAACCCCATCGGATCACCGACACCGACCGTGGTGCGCTGTGGGCACGACCCGAGTGGGACGAGGACCGGGAACTGCTGATCGGTGTGGAGCCGGTCCAGGCCCGGCTCACCAGCTACGGCTACGCGGAAAGTGGGGGTGACGCCGCGGTCGAGCTCCGTGGCGAGCTCAGCGCGCCGATGGGACAGGGCGTCGCGCTGCGCCTGTGCCGACTGCCGGGGACCGCCACCCTCCGCGTTCCGATCACGCTGGACGGTACCCGGTTCAGCGCGGACGTCCCTGTCGATCGCCTCCTGCGTGAGGCGTTGGTGGAGGGGGAGGGAAAGCTCCGCCAGGAACGATGGTCGGCGGCGCTCGTCACCTCGGACGACACCGAGATCGCCCGCATCGTCGTCCCGGAGGAGGTGGAGTCCCGGCGCCGCGCGATTCCCGGCTCACCCGACCAGGAGATCGCCGTGGAGCGCACGACCACGGGGCACCTGCGACTGCGAGCCGGGTGGGCCCAACCCGCGGTGGAGGAGGCACGCTGGGACGGCAACAGTCTGGTCCTCTCGGGGCGACACCTCGGTCAGGGAGATCTTGACCTCGTCCTCAAGTCCATGGAGCGGCGGGAGGAGTACGTCGCCTCCAGTGAGCGCAACGGTTCCCGGTTCCGCGCCACGTTCCATCCGGCGGCGACCGAGACCCTGTCGGGGCCGCTGTCCATGCCCGCCGGGCGCTACGCGGTCTGGGGACGGTGTCTGGGCGGTCCGGTGACGGGCCGCTCGGTCGACGTGCGGGCGATCGTCGCGCCCTCGTTGCTCACGCGTCTGCCGACCGGGGTCGACGCGGCGGGCCGCCACTACGAGTTCACGGCGCTGAACGAGTACAGTCCCGTGCTGCGCGTCGGCAGCGACCTCCGACCCAAGGAGCGTGGCCGCTACGCGCAGCGACGCCTCCGGGAGGAGGAGTACCCCCGAATGCGCGCGGAGCCGGTCCGCGAGGAGATCACCTTCGACAGCTACACCGGCCGGCAGTGTTCGGACTCGCCCCTACAGGTGTACGACGAGCTGCGTCGTCGCGCGGGCCGGTGGACGGACTACCCCATGGGGTGGATCGTGGGCGACGGCCAGGCCCGACCGCCCCGGGACGCGTCGTCGATCCGTCTGCGTGGCGTTGAGTACTACGAGGCACTGGCACGGTCCCGCTACGTGGTGACCAACTCCCGACTGCCGGCCTGGTTCGCCCGACGGGACGGTCAGACCGTGGTGCAGACGTGGCACGGGTCCATGCTGAAACGCATCGGGTTCGACGTGGAGAATCTGCGGGGTAAGGCCCGGGACTATCACGAGAAGCTCGCCTGGGAGACCGCGCAGTGGGACTACCTGGTGTCGCCGAGCCCGTGGGCGACTCCGTTGCTTCGGCGGGCCTTCCGGTTCGAGGGTGAGATCCTGGAGACGGGCTACCCGCGCAACGACGTCTTCTTCGCGGCGGACAGGGAGCGGCGTGCCGCTGACATCCGTGCCGCGCTGGGGCTCCCGGAGGACAGGCGGGTCGTGCTGTACGCCCCGACCTGGCGCGATGACAAGTACCACACGCGTGGACAGCACACCCTGGACCTGAGGCTGGACTTGGAGCGCATGCGGTCGGTCCTGGGCGAGGACCACGTGCTGCTGGTCCGACGTCACCCCCGGGTGGTCGACTCGGTTCCGGAGGTCGGAGGGTTCGTGCGGGACGTGTCGCGCTATCCGGACATCATGGACCTTCTCCTGGTGACCGATGTCCTGGTCAGCGACTATTCCTCGGTGATGTTCGACTTCGCCAACACGGGGCGCCCCATGCTCTTCTTCACCTACGACCTGGACAGTTACCGTGACGAGCTCCGTGGGTTCTACTTCGACTTCGAGGAGGTCGCCCCCGGCCCGTTGCTGCGTACTTCGGACGAGGTCATCGAGGCGCTCGCGGAGGTCGACGGAGTCGCGTCGGCCTACCAGGAGCGGTACACGTCGTTCACGCGCCAGTTCTGTCCGCTGGACGACGGAGGGGCCACCGCGCGTGTCGTCGACCGGGTTTTCGCACCATGA